A part of Gammaproteobacteria bacterium genomic DNA contains:
- a CDS encoding phosphoglycolate phosphatase: MPRRPAMVLIDVDGTLVDSVPDLAFSVDRMMEQLGLPPCGESRVRAWVGNGVERLVKRALTGSLEGEPEVELFERAMPLFLAAYLENTTQRSQLYPSVRETLDLLRERGYKLGCVTNKPAQFTEPLLEKLGIAPYFALVVSGDTLPEQKPDPMPLLYVAQYFAVAPQASLMVGDSSVDVKAARAAGFAVVCVSYGYNHGLDIRDSEPDAVIDSLYELRDLLD; the protein is encoded by the coding sequence ATCCCCCGGCGCCCCGCCATGGTGCTGATCGACGTCGACGGCACCCTGGTCGACAGCGTTCCCGACCTGGCGTTCTCCGTGGACCGCATGATGGAGCAGCTCGGTCTGCCCCCGTGCGGCGAGAGCCGCGTGCGCGCCTGGGTGGGCAATGGCGTGGAGCGCCTGGTCAAGCGCGCCCTCACCGGGAGCCTCGAGGGCGAGCCGGAGGTGGAGCTCTTCGAGCGGGCCATGCCGCTCTTTCTCGCCGCCTACCTGGAGAACACCACCCAGCGCAGCCAGCTGTACCCGAGTGTGCGCGAGACCCTGGACCTGCTCCGGGAGCGGGGCTACAAGCTCGGCTGCGTCACCAACAAGCCGGCCCAGTTCACCGAGCCCCTGCTGGAGAAGCTCGGCATCGCCCCGTACTTCGCGCTCGTGGTGAGCGGCGACACGCTGCCCGAGCAGAAGCCCGACCCGATGCCGCTGCTCTACGTCGCCCAGTACTTCGCCGTCGCGCCGCAGGCCTCGCTCATGGTCGGGGACTCCTCGGTCGACGTGAAGGCCGCGCGCGCGGCCGGCTTCGCCGTCGTGTGCGTCAGCTACGGGTACAACCACGGGCTCGACATCCGGGACTCCGAGCCCGACGCGGTGATCGATTCCCTGTACGAGCTTCGCGACCTGCTGGACTGA
- the rpe gene encoding ribulose-phosphate 3-epimerase, protein MTDFWIAPSILSADFARLGEEVDRVLAAGADVVHFDVMDNHYVPNLTIGPLVCAALRKHGVSAPIDVHLMVKPVDRIIPDFAAAGATYITFHPEATEHIDRSLALVRESGCKSGLVFNPATPLDHLKYVMDKVDMILLMSVNPGFGGQKFIDSTLAKLGEARRMIEQSGRAIRLEVDGGVKVDNIRRIAEAGADTFVAGSAIFGTPDYRATVGAMRAELARART, encoded by the coding sequence ATGACGGACTTCTGGATCGCGCCTTCCATCCTGTCGGCGGACTTCGCGAGGCTCGGGGAGGAAGTGGACCGCGTGCTGGCGGCGGGTGCCGACGTCGTCCACTTCGACGTGATGGACAACCACTACGTGCCGAACCTGACCATCGGGCCGCTCGTGTGCGCGGCCCTGCGCAAGCACGGGGTCAGCGCCCCCATCGACGTGCACCTGATGGTGAAGCCGGTCGACCGCATCATCCCGGACTTCGCTGCGGCCGGCGCGACCTACATCACCTTCCACCCGGAGGCGACCGAGCACATCGACCGCTCCCTCGCCCTGGTGCGGGAGTCGGGCTGCAAGTCGGGGCTGGTCTTCAACCCCGCGACCCCGCTGGATCACCTGAAGTACGTGATGGACAAGGTGGACATGATCCTCCTGATGTCCGTGAACCCCGGCTTCGGCGGCCAGAAGTTCATCGATTCCACGCTCGCGAAGCTCGGCGAGGCCCGCAGGATGATCGAGCAGAGCGGGCGCGCCATCCGCCTCGAGGTCGACGGCGGGGTGAAGGTCGACAACATCCGCCGGATCGCCGAGGCGGGCGCGGACACCTTCGTCGCGGGCTCGGCCATCTTCGGCACACCGGACTACCGGGCCACGGTCGGGGCCATGCGGGCGGAGCTCGCCCGCGCCCGGACCTGA
- a CDS encoding transglycosylase SLT domain-containing protein, with product MVVIPALVLAASALEPQTRVDEWTDRYDDEFRKWTKRYFGPGFDWRWFKAQGVVESGLKPNAVSKSGSGIMQLLPRTYASIKRENPSFGAIHDARWNIAAGISYNRENYDYWDGRVGHGEALRFTFASYNAGPGRIRQVYDKAKSAGRDVSRWVGVEKYAPRITRHYVRKIHQLMGADVGKPSEHAIPVESPPG from the coding sequence CTGGTGGTGATACCGGCGCTGGTGCTGGCGGCGTCCGCGTTAGAGCCGCAGACACGCGTGGACGAGTGGACCGACCGCTACGACGATGAGTTCCGCAAGTGGACGAAGCGCTACTTCGGGCCGGGCTTCGACTGGCGCTGGTTCAAGGCCCAGGGGGTCGTCGAGTCGGGCCTGAAGCCGAACGCGGTCAGCAAGAGCGGCTCGGGGATCATGCAGCTCCTGCCGCGGACGTACGCCTCGATCAAGCGCGAGAACCCCTCCTTCGGCGCGATCCACGACGCCCGCTGGAACATCGCCGCGGGCATCTCCTACAACCGCGAGAACTACGACTACTGGGACGGCCGCGTGGGCCACGGGGAGGCGCTGCGCTTCACCTTCGCGAGCTACAACGCCGGCCCGGGGCGCATCCGGCAGGTCTACGACAAGGCGAAGAGCGCGGGCCGCGACGTGAGCCGCTGGGTCGGGGTCGAGAAGTACGCCCCGCGCATCACCCGGCACTACGTGCGCAAGATCCACCAACTGATGGGCGCCGACGTGGGCAAGCCGTCCGAGCACGCGATCCCGGTGGAGAGCCCGCCCGGCTGA
- a CDS encoding DUF350 domain-containing protein: MSTTIDPIFLNFLYALMGGLLTLFFMWLGCKIFNHLVTFDIGDELAKGNQAVGLWLMGVMIGIGTGLGLVIGMGLN; the protein is encoded by the coding sequence ATGAGCACGACGATCGACCCCATCTTCCTGAATTTCCTCTATGCCCTGATGGGGGGGCTGCTGACCCTGTTCTTCATGTGGCTCGGATGTAAGATCTTCAATCACCTCGTGACCTTCGACATCGGAGACGAGCTCGCCAAGGGCAACCAGGCAGTGGGCCTCTGGCTCATGGGGGTAATGATCGGCATCGGGACGGGCCTCGGGCTCGTCATCGGCATGGGCCTGAACTGA
- a CDS encoding LysR family transcriptional regulator: MGDRRLQVFHTVARLLSFTKAAEALHMTQPAVTFQVRQLEGHFDTRLFDRTHNRIGLTEAGRRVYEYAERISRLYEEMDGAVRELTGDAGGTLLIGASNTIAEYMLPALLGDFKASHPEVGIRLRVSNTEAVVAMVEGNEVDLGVVEAPVPNRGLVVELCRVDELVAVTAPGHPLAGKERVAVAELLEYPYIAREEGSGTREVVQEYLEAAGVASSGVDTVMELGSPEAVKGAVEAGMGVAVLSRTTIQKELRLGTLVAIPLDPPLERPFSFVHQKQKFRLRAMVELLNFASAYCSTHQRAG, encoded by the coding sequence ATGGGCGACCGCAGACTTCAGGTGTTCCACACGGTGGCGCGGCTCCTCAGCTTCACCAAGGCGGCCGAGGCCCTGCACATGACCCAGCCTGCCGTGACCTTCCAGGTCCGGCAGCTCGAGGGGCATTTCGACACCCGCCTGTTCGACCGCACCCACAACCGCATCGGCCTGACCGAGGCGGGGCGGCGGGTGTACGAGTACGCGGAACGGATCTCCCGCCTCTACGAGGAGATGGACGGGGCGGTGCGGGAGCTCACCGGTGACGCTGGCGGGACCCTTCTCATCGGCGCGAGCAACACCATCGCCGAATACATGCTCCCGGCCCTGCTGGGCGACTTCAAGGCAAGCCACCCCGAGGTGGGCATCCGGCTCCGGGTCTCGAACACCGAGGCGGTGGTCGCGATGGTCGAGGGCAACGAGGTCGACCTCGGCGTCGTGGAGGCCCCGGTCCCGAACCGCGGCCTCGTGGTGGAGCTCTGCCGCGTCGACGAGCTGGTCGCGGTGACCGCGCCCGGGCACCCCCTCGCCGGCAAGGAGCGGGTCGCGGTGGCCGAGCTGCTGGAATACCCCTACATCGCCCGGGAGGAGGGCTCGGGCACGCGCGAGGTGGTGCAGGAGTACCTCGAGGCCGCGGGGGTGGCGTCCAGCGGGGTCGACACGGTCATGGAGCTCGGGAGCCCCGAGGCCGTGAAAGGCGCCGTGGAGGCGGGGATGGGGGTCGCGGTCCTCTCGCGCACGACCATCCAGAAGGAGCTGCGCCTGGGGACGCTGGTAGCCATCCCCCTTGACCCGCCGCTCGAGCGGCCGTTCTCGTTCGTGCACCAGAAGCAGAAGTTCCGCCTCCGGGCGATGGTGGAGCTGCTCAATTTCGCCAGCGCCTACTGCAGCACGCACCAGCGGGCGGGCTGA
- a CDS encoding cytochrome c, with protein MAAAPWWASENAWKKIAIWVTGLSLVVLIFLTFDSMQQIAAGGKRVPGYDVINQRIDYRFDDVRKYQVPVIGAQAPLFGKKVSAEEAEALVTHGKKTFQGRNCINCHTILGNGAYYAPDLTKAWLDPAWGVEAARESLMIEFLKNPDQNARTFGTGRKMAHLKVTDEEAKALVAYLKWVSSIDTNGFPYNFKTIQQGG; from the coding sequence ATGGCGGCAGCACCCTGGTGGGCGAGCGAAAACGCCTGGAAGAAGATCGCGATCTGGGTGACGGGGCTGAGCCTCGTCGTCCTGATCTTCCTCACCTTCGACTCGATGCAGCAGATCGCGGCCGGCGGCAAGAGAGTGCCCGGCTATGACGTCATCAACCAGCGCATCGATTACCGCTTCGACGACGTGCGCAAGTACCAGGTGCCGGTCATCGGCGCGCAGGCCCCGCTCTTCGGCAAGAAGGTCTCGGCCGAGGAGGCCGAGGCGCTGGTGACCCACGGCAAGAAGACGTTCCAGGGCCGCAATTGCATCAACTGCCACACGATCCTCGGCAACGGCGCCTACTACGCGCCCGACCTGACCAAGGCGTGGCTCGACCCGGCCTGGGGCGTCGAGGCGGCGCGCGAGTCGTTGATGATCGAGTTCCTGAAGAACCCGGACCAGAACGCCCGCACCTTCGGCACCGGCCGCAAGATGGCCCACCTGAAGGTGACCGACGAGGAGGCGAAGGCGCTCGTGGCGTACCTGAAATGGGTCTCGTCCATCGACACCAACGGCTTCCCGTACAACTTCAAGACGATCCAGCAGGGGGGTTGA
- a CDS encoding cbb3-type cytochrome c oxidase subunit I has protein sequence MAAAAIGVLDTSSLNGGQKLAVKYYMVAIVLFVAQVLFGILAGLQFLYPDFLYGVLDFNVNRMVHINAMVVWMLMGFIGSVYWLLEDETGSPVVGLKIGEIIFYVLTGAVAVVVLVYLFVQIGPGNDMTRWFINEGREYIEAPRWADIGIVVAVLTFFFNVVATVMKGRATGITGVLIADLLALFGLYLAGMFYTTNVSIDQYWWWWVIHLWVEATWEVLVGVIMAWALMTVLGTRRVVVQTWLYIEVALMFGSGILGLGHHYFWIGTPDYWFWIGGFFSALEPIPLVAMVVHAVYDSGAHKMRNSNHPTLAWVIAHAFGNFFGAGVWGFMHTLPQVNLYTHGTQWTTSHGHLAFFGAYATINIAMFYVAAQKLRGNVWMGAGIAGAWRWKWALFLLNAGMLTMTVALLASGYEQSFIERAIEGATWSGYFAGQSHPWFVQGMQWRMWGGWVMLLGLALLLWDLFTIGAGEKRKAYSPSEDEAARTVA, from the coding sequence ATGGCCGCGGCAGCAATCGGCGTGCTCGACACGAGCAGTCTGAACGGCGGGCAGAAGCTCGCCGTGAAGTACTACATGGTCGCCATCGTGCTGTTCGTGGCGCAGGTACTGTTCGGCATCCTGGCCGGACTCCAGTTCCTGTACCCGGACTTCCTCTATGGCGTGCTCGACTTCAACGTCAACCGCATGGTCCACATCAACGCGATGGTGGTGTGGATGCTGATGGGCTTCATCGGGTCGGTGTACTGGCTGCTCGAGGACGAGACGGGCAGCCCCGTGGTGGGCCTGAAGATCGGGGAGATCATCTTCTACGTGCTGACCGGGGCGGTCGCCGTCGTCGTGCTGGTGTACCTGTTCGTGCAGATTGGCCCCGGCAACGACATGACCCGCTGGTTCATCAACGAGGGCCGCGAGTACATCGAGGCCCCGCGCTGGGCCGACATCGGCATCGTCGTCGCGGTGCTCACGTTCTTCTTCAACGTGGTCGCCACGGTGATGAAGGGGCGTGCGACGGGCATCACCGGCGTGCTGATCGCGGACCTGCTGGCGTTGTTCGGCCTGTACCTCGCGGGCATGTTCTACACCACCAACGTGTCGATCGATCAGTACTGGTGGTGGTGGGTGATTCACCTCTGGGTGGAGGCCACCTGGGAGGTGCTGGTCGGCGTGATCATGGCCTGGGCGCTGATGACGGTGCTCGGCACGCGCCGCGTGGTGGTGCAGACCTGGCTCTACATCGAGGTCGCCCTGATGTTCGGCTCGGGGATCCTCGGGCTCGGGCACCACTACTTCTGGATCGGGACACCCGACTACTGGTTCTGGATCGGCGGCTTCTTCTCCGCGCTCGAGCCGATCCCCCTGGTGGCGATGGTGGTGCACGCGGTGTACGACTCCGGTGCGCACAAGATGCGCAACTCCAACCACCCGACGCTGGCGTGGGTCATCGCCCACGCCTTCGGCAACTTCTTCGGCGCCGGGGTCTGGGGCTTCATGCACACGCTGCCCCAGGTCAACCTCTACACCCACGGCACCCAGTGGACGACCTCCCACGGGCACCTGGCCTTCTTCGGCGCCTACGCCACCATCAACATCGCGATGTTCTACGTGGCGGCCCAGAAGCTGCGGGGCAACGTCTGGATGGGGGCGGGCATCGCGGGGGCCTGGCGCTGGAAGTGGGCGCTCTTCCTGCTGAATGCCGGCATGCTCACGATGACGGTGGCGTTGCTTGCCTCCGGTTACGAGCAGTCGTTCATCGAGCGCGCGATCGAGGGCGCGACCTGGTCGGGCTACTTCGCTGGCCAGTCCCACCCGTGGTTCGTGCAAGGCATGCAGTGGCGCATGTGGGGTGGCTGGGTGATGCTGCTCGGCCTCGCGCTGCTGCTCTGGGACCTCTTCACCATCGGTGCCGGCGAGAAGCGCAAGGCGTACTCGCCGAGCGAGGACGAGGCCGCGAGGACCGTGGCCTGA
- a CDS encoding Crp/Fnr family transcriptional regulator has product MKGPQATAFELGRHYLLSALSPEDLAQVAATAEVQPLKRGDVLFRQGEKASRFFIVRFGRIKLYRLSPAGQEKVVDIVGPGRSFAEAVMFMRGNAYPVCAEAIGDAGVVAIDSGTFRETLGHSFDTCSRLMANMSAHLHELVSEVEGLCLHNATFRVVSYLLQDTRAQETVQLDLPKHVLAGRLSIKPETLSRILANLREEGLIEVRGQEIVLLDRPGLRQRLQI; this is encoded by the coding sequence ATGAAGGGGCCCCAGGCCACGGCGTTCGAGCTCGGGAGGCACTACCTGCTCTCCGCCCTTTCCCCGGAGGACCTGGCACAGGTCGCGGCCACGGCCGAGGTCCAGCCGCTCAAACGGGGAGACGTCCTCTTCCGGCAGGGCGAGAAGGCCAGCCGCTTCTTCATCGTGCGCTTCGGCCGGATCAAGCTCTACCGGCTCTCCCCCGCCGGCCAGGAGAAGGTGGTGGACATCGTGGGCCCCGGGCGGAGCTTCGCCGAGGCAGTGATGTTCATGCGCGGCAACGCCTACCCGGTGTGCGCCGAGGCGATCGGGGACGCCGGGGTCGTCGCCATCGACAGCGGGACCTTCCGGGAGACGCTGGGCCACTCCTTCGACACCTGCTCGCGCCTGATGGCCAACATGAGTGCGCACCTGCACGAGCTGGTGAGCGAGGTCGAGGGGCTCTGCCTGCACAACGCCACCTTCCGCGTCGTGAGCTATCTGCTCCAGGACACCCGCGCCCAGGAGACGGTGCAGTTGGACCTCCCCAAGCACGTGCTGGCAGGCCGGCTGTCCATCAAACCGGAGACCCTGTCGCGCATCCTGGCGAACCTGCGCGAGGAGGGGCTGATCGAGGTGCGGGGCCAGGAGATCGTCCTGCTCGACCGCCCGGGGCTGCGTCAGCGCCTGCAGATCTGA
- a CDS encoding SCP2 sterol-binding domain-containing protein — protein MIPLTLTDLPSPREVLSSAVERLGRATAPVHGLFAVPTLNRLLEQPLREGRLDFLEGRVVALRVRDLGVDLRVSLAGGRLVECACGGEPGLVLTGDAYDFLLLAARREDPDTLFFQRRLAMTGDAALGLRVKNLLDELEGGALPPALQALVGRAFELWERRPGSPRQ, from the coding sequence ATGATCCCGCTCACGCTCACCGACCTGCCGAGTCCCCGCGAGGTGCTCTCCTCCGCGGTGGAGCGTCTCGGGCGCGCCACTGCCCCCGTGCACGGCCTGTTCGCCGTGCCGACGCTGAACCGCCTGCTGGAGCAGCCCCTGCGGGAGGGACGCCTCGATTTCCTGGAGGGCCGCGTGGTGGCCCTGCGGGTGCGGGACCTCGGGGTGGACCTGCGGGTCAGCCTGGCCGGGGGGCGGCTGGTGGAGTGTGCCTGTGGCGGCGAGCCCGGGCTCGTCCTCACCGGTGACGCCTACGACTTCCTCCTCCTCGCCGCCCGGCGGGAGGACCCGGACACCCTGTTCTTCCAGCGGCGCCTGGCGATGACCGGCGACGCGGCCCTCGGGCTGCGGGTGAAGAACCTTCTCGACGAGCTCGAGGGCGGGGCCTTGCCCCCGGCCCTTCAGGCGCTGGTGGGGCGGGCCTTCGAGCTCTGGGAGCGCAGGCCGGGCTCGCCGCGCCAGTAG
- a CDS encoding U32 family peptidase has translation MRLALGPVPYYWPSEALLEFYEAAARWPVHTVYLGEVVCPKRRHLRFAEWLELARRLASAGKEVVLSTATILEADADWRAIERICANGEFLVEANDAAALYALRGQPFVAGPGMNVYNGQTLAFLAGLGLRRWVMPFELSGATLADFQASRPAGVETEVFAFGRLPLAQSARCFTARAHGLPKDDCQLKCLEHPDGLALRTQDDSPFLVLNGVQVQSAQIYQLLGQVPELERLGVESLRIAPVHRHTEAAVAAFAAVLAGEETPEAGVARLLPLAPLGLADGYWRGEPGLRSQSSKARPTSA, from the coding sequence ATGAGACTCGCCCTCGGTCCCGTCCCCTACTACTGGCCGAGCGAGGCGCTGCTCGAGTTCTACGAGGCGGCGGCCCGCTGGCCTGTCCACACGGTCTACCTCGGCGAGGTCGTCTGCCCGAAGCGCCGGCACCTGCGCTTCGCCGAGTGGCTGGAGCTGGCCCGCCGGCTCGCCTCCGCGGGCAAGGAGGTCGTGCTCTCGACCGCCACCATCCTCGAGGCCGACGCCGACTGGCGCGCCATCGAGCGGATCTGCGCCAACGGCGAGTTCCTGGTGGAGGCGAACGATGCGGCGGCGCTCTACGCCCTCCGGGGCCAGCCCTTCGTCGCAGGCCCCGGGATGAACGTCTACAACGGGCAGACGCTCGCGTTCCTCGCCGGGCTCGGGCTGCGGCGCTGGGTGATGCCCTTCGAGCTCTCCGGGGCGACCCTCGCCGATTTCCAGGCGAGCCGCCCGGCGGGGGTCGAGACCGAGGTCTTCGCCTTCGGACGGCTCCCCCTCGCCCAGTCCGCCCGCTGCTTCACCGCCCGCGCCCACGGGCTGCCCAAGGACGACTGCCAGCTGAAGTGCCTGGAGCACCCCGACGGGCTCGCCCTGCGGACCCAGGACGACAGCCCGTTCCTCGTCCTGAACGGGGTTCAGGTGCAGTCCGCGCAGATCTACCAGTTGCTCGGCCAGGTGCCGGAGCTGGAGCGGCTCGGCGTGGAGTCGCTGCGGATCGCCCCGGTCCATCGCCACACCGAGGCGGCGGTCGCGGCCTTCGCCGCGGTGCTGGCCGGGGAGGAGACCCCCGAGGCCGGCGTCGCCCGGCTCCTTCCCCTCGCCCCCCTCGGTCTCGCCGACGGCTACTGGCGCGGCGAGCCCGGCCTGCGCTCCCAGAGCTCGAAGGCCCGCCCCACCAGCGCCTGA
- a CDS encoding U32 family peptidase, which produces MELVCPAGNLPSLKAAVDNGADAVYFGFRDDTNARHFPGLNFTPDNAHEGIRYAHSRGVRVFLAINTYPQPAGWARWQGAVDRGAELGVDALILADMGLLAYASRRWPDLTLHLSVQASATSHAALAFYHEHFGVRRAVLPRVLSVEQVQTVAEKSPTQVEVFGFGSLCIMAEGRCMLSSYSTGQSPNTCGACSPAEFVRWDESPAGLEVRLGGVLVDRYGAGEHAGYPVICKGRYHSGGAPYYALEEPTSLNTLDLLPRLQEIGVTAIKIEGRQRSPAYVARVTRVWREAMDACKRSPQTYRPRPDWVTALRALSEGTQTTLGAYDRQWR; this is translated from the coding sequence ATGGAGCTCGTCTGCCCCGCGGGCAACCTCCCGTCGCTGAAGGCCGCCGTGGACAACGGCGCCGACGCCGTCTACTTCGGCTTCCGGGACGACACCAACGCCCGCCACTTCCCCGGCCTGAACTTCACCCCCGACAACGCCCACGAGGGGATCCGCTACGCCCACTCGCGGGGGGTGCGGGTGTTCCTCGCCATCAACACCTATCCCCAGCCCGCGGGCTGGGCGCGCTGGCAGGGGGCGGTGGACCGCGGGGCCGAGCTCGGCGTCGACGCCCTCATCCTCGCCGACATGGGGCTCCTCGCCTACGCGTCGCGCCGCTGGCCCGACCTGACCCTGCACCTCTCGGTGCAGGCCTCGGCGACCAGCCACGCGGCGCTCGCCTTCTACCACGAGCACTTCGGCGTGCGCCGCGCGGTGCTGCCCCGGGTGCTCTCGGTGGAGCAGGTACAGACCGTGGCGGAGAAGAGCCCCACCCAGGTCGAGGTCTTCGGCTTCGGCAGCCTCTGCATCATGGCGGAGGGCCGCTGCATGCTGTCGTCGTACAGCACCGGACAGTCCCCGAACACCTGCGGGGCCTGCTCGCCGGCGGAATTCGTGCGCTGGGACGAGTCTCCCGCGGGCCTCGAGGTGCGCCTCGGCGGCGTGCTGGTGGACCGCTACGGCGCCGGCGAGCACGCCGGCTACCCGGTGATCTGCAAGGGCCGCTACCACTCCGGGGGGGCGCCCTACTACGCGCTCGAGGAGCCCACCAGCCTGAACACCCTCGACCTGCTGCCGCGCCTGCAGGAGATCGGGGTCACGGCGATCAAGATCGAGGGTCGCCAGCGCAGCCCCGCCTACGTCGCCCGGGTCACCCGGGTGTGGCGCGAGGCGATGGACGCCTGCAAGCGCTCGCCGCAGACCTACCGTCCCCGGCCCGATTGGGTGACGGCGCTGCGCGCCCTCTCGGAGGGGACCCAGACCACCCTCGGGGCCTACGACCGGCAATGGCGATGA
- a CDS encoding PhoH family protein → MGRKHASGRRVFVLDTNVLMHDPAAIFRFQEHDVYLPMVVLEELDGAKKGVSEVARNVRQASRFLDELVDGADRHGIEHGIELPAPENAGAASPARGRLFFQTRTYPDGLPESLPGSRLDNSILATARALQAERQDAAVILVSKDINLRIKAHVLGIPAEDYYSDKVLDDVNLLYRGTAELPGDFWDLFTKPVDSWKEGIRTFYRITGPITRDWYPNQFVYQGSPRDFEALVRSREGEGATLELATDYRSPHHAVWGITARNREQSFALNLLMDPEVDFVTLLGTAGTGKTLLALAAGLSQTLDHKRYREVIMTRVTVPVGEDIGFLPGTEEEKMTPWMGALMDNLEVLTETSAGGEWGRAATSDLLSQRVKVRSLNFMRGRTFLNRYFILDEAQNLTSKQMKTLVTRAGPGTKLVCLGNVGQIDTPYLTETTSGLTYVVDRFKDWAHSGHVTLLRGERSRLADHASAVL, encoded by the coding sequence ATGGGGCGCAAGCACGCCTCGGGCCGGCGCGTGTTCGTGCTCGACACGAACGTCCTGATGCACGACCCGGCGGCCATCTTTCGCTTCCAGGAGCACGACGTCTACCTGCCCATGGTCGTGCTCGAAGAGCTCGACGGGGCCAAGAAGGGCGTCTCGGAGGTCGCGCGCAACGTCCGCCAGGCGAGCCGCTTCCTCGACGAGCTCGTGGACGGCGCCGACCGGCACGGGATCGAGCACGGCATCGAGCTGCCCGCGCCGGAGAACGCGGGCGCCGCGTCCCCCGCCCGCGGCCGCCTGTTCTTCCAGACCCGCACCTACCCGGACGGCCTGCCCGAGAGCCTGCCGGGCAGCCGCCTCGACAATTCCATCCTGGCCACCGCGCGGGCCCTGCAGGCCGAGCGCCAGGACGCCGCCGTCATCCTGGTGTCCAAGGACATCAACCTGCGGATCAAGGCGCACGTGCTCGGCATCCCCGCCGAGGACTACTACAGCGACAAGGTGCTCGACGACGTCAACCTGCTCTACCGGGGCACGGCGGAGCTGCCGGGCGATTTCTGGGACCTGTTCACGAAGCCGGTCGACTCCTGGAAGGAGGGCATCCGCACCTTCTACCGGATCACCGGCCCGATCACCCGCGACTGGTACCCGAACCAGTTCGTCTACCAGGGCTCGCCGCGGGACTTTGAGGCGCTCGTGCGCAGCCGCGAGGGCGAGGGCGCGACCCTGGAGCTCGCGACCGACTACCGGTCCCCGCACCACGCGGTGTGGGGCATCACGGCGCGCAACCGCGAGCAGAGCTTCGCGCTCAACCTGCTGATGGACCCGGAGGTCGACTTCGTCACCCTGCTCGGGACGGCGGGCACCGGCAAGACCCTTCTCGCCCTCGCCGCAGGGCTCTCCCAGACCCTCGACCACAAGCGCTACCGCGAGGTCATCATGACCCGCGTGACCGTGCCCGTCGGCGAGGACATCGGGTTCCTGCCGGGGACCGAAGAGGAGAAGATGACGCCCTGGATGGGGGCCCTCATGGACAACCTGGAGGTCCTGACCGAGACCTCCGCGGGGGGCGAGTGGGGCCGCGCGGCGACCTCCGACCTGCTCTCCCAGCGGGTCAAGGTCCGCTCCCTCAACTTCATGCGCGGGCGGACCTTCCTGAACCGCTACTTCATCCTCGACGAGGCCCAGAACCTGACCTCCAAGCAGATGAAGACCCTGGTGACGCGGGCCGGCCCCGGGACCAAGCTCGTGTGCCTCGGCAACGTGGGTCAGATCGACACCCCCTACCTCACCGAGACCACCTCGGGGCTCACCTACGTCGTGGACCGCTTCAAGGACTGGGCCCACAGCGGGCACGTGACACTGCTGCGGGGCGAGCGCTCGCGCCTCGCCGACCACGCCTCCGCGGTGCTGTGA
- a CDS encoding glycine cleavage system protein R codes for MTITRRGKPNENHLVVAALGHDHPGLVKALSQSVLDAGCNISDSRMTVLGNEFALIMLLSGTWNAIAKIEDLLPKLQEKLGLTLTSRRTESRTGVGNVVPYAVEVVAMDHPGIVHDIANFFSERSINVEELYTTVYQAPHTGAPMFSLHMTVAVPGDHSIAALRGEFMDFCDALNLDAMLAPVK; via the coding sequence ATGACCATCACCCGCCGCGGAAAACCCAACGAGAACCACCTCGTGGTGGCTGCGCTCGGACACGACCACCCGGGCCTGGTCAAGGCGCTGTCCCAGTCGGTGCTCGACGCCGGCTGCAACATCTCCGACAGCCGCATGACCGTGCTCGGCAACGAGTTCGCCCTGATCATGCTGCTCTCGGGCACCTGGAACGCGATCGCGAAGATCGAGGACCTGCTCCCCAAGCTCCAGGAGAAGCTCGGCCTCACCCTCACGAGCCGGCGCACCGAATCCCGCACGGGGGTGGGCAACGTCGTCCCCTACGCGGTCGAGGTCGTGGCGATGGACCACCCCGGGATCGTCCACGACATCGCCAACTTTTTCTCCGAGCGCAGCATCAACGTCGAAGAGCTCTACACCACGGTCTACCAGGCGCCCCACACCGGGGCCCCGATGTTCTCCCTGCACATGACGGTCGCCGTCCCCGGCGACCACTCCATCGCGGCCCTGCGCGGGGAGTTCATGGACTTCTGCGACGCGCTCAACCTCGACGCGATGCTCGCGCCGGTGAAGTAG